The following coding sequences are from one Sciurus carolinensis chromosome 11, mSciCar1.2, whole genome shotgun sequence window:
- the LOC124959479 gene encoding mas-related G-protein coupled receptor member X3-like: MGERASGSRNLIVLLSIIISLFGLAGNASVIWFLGFRMHRNAFYIYILNLAAADFLLLCLYVTTYLIEFIKNILNIHIVSYSIIQMGPGPARSKQKPLTRLCVTILLTALVFFCGLPFRVCLFLLIRIQKYIITNSFLFLSSLVLSSVNSSANPIIYFFFGFFRQQFQARNLKLVLERALQDTPEEGECGGSLPQGTLEMSGSRVEQG, encoded by the exons AATCATTTCCCTATTTGGGCTGGCAGGAAATGCATCTGTGATCTGGTTCTTGGGTTTCCGCATGCACAGAAATGCCTTTTACATCTACATCCTAAACCTGGCTGCTGCTGActtcctccttctctgcctctATGTTACTACTTACCTGATAGAATTCATCAAAAACATCTTGAATATTCACATTGTTTCCTATAGCATTATACAAATGGGG CCTGGCCCTGCTAGGTCCAAGCAGAAGCCTCTGACCAGGCTGTGTGTTACCATCCTGCTCACGGCTTTGGTCTTCTTTTGTGGTCTGCCCTTCAGGGTCTGTTTGTTCTTGTTAATcagaattcagaaatatattaTCACAAAtagtttcctttttctgtcttcacTTGTCTTGTCCTCTGTTAACAGCTCTGCCAACCCCATCATTTACTTCTTCTTTGGCTTCTTTAGGCAGCAGTTTCAGGCACGGAACCTCAAGCTGGTGCTTGAGCGGGCTCTGCAAGACACTCCTGAGGAAGGTGAATGTGGAGGCAGCCTTCCTCAGGGAACCCTGGAGATGTCAGGCAGCAGAGTGGAGCAGGGGTGA